In Candidatus Tanganyikabacteria bacterium, the following are encoded in one genomic region:
- the dusB gene encoding tRNA dihydrouridine synthase DusB: protein MLQIGPLRLESRVILAPMCGVCDLPYLELLRRFDTRSLIFHEMFSAVGLLHWKNRPRFEVPAGLRPLGLQVFGHDPETMARAAVVLAEAGADVIDINLGCPVPKITKACDGSALLKDTPLLEKILRAMVRAVGTSAPVTIKMRLGWDDAYRNYLDVAKLAEDCGVAMVTVHGRTRSQMYSGEADWEAIGEVAAALSIPVVGNGDVWDPVMAARRLGESGCAGVMIGRGAQGNPWLLPRIDAYLRTGVLPPEPSPETRLHVAREHCRLLIAQKGERTGVPESRKHVTWYTRGLPGSAELRHQVNQTRTEEGLYEVLDAYVAQHAGLKPTTAA from the coding sequence ATGCTGCAAATCGGGCCGCTGCGACTCGAGAGCCGGGTGATCCTGGCTCCGATGTGCGGCGTGTGCGATCTCCCCTACCTCGAGCTCCTGCGCCGCTTCGACACGCGCTCGCTGATCTTCCACGAGATGTTCAGCGCCGTGGGCCTCCTGCACTGGAAGAACCGGCCGCGCTTCGAGGTTCCCGCCGGGTTGCGCCCCCTGGGCCTCCAGGTCTTCGGCCACGACCCCGAGACGATGGCCCGCGCGGCGGTGGTCCTCGCGGAGGCGGGCGCCGACGTCATCGACATCAACCTGGGCTGCCCGGTCCCCAAGATCACCAAGGCCTGCGACGGTTCGGCCCTGCTCAAGGACACGCCCCTGCTGGAGAAGATCCTGCGCGCCATGGTCCGGGCGGTGGGGACGAGCGCGCCCGTGACCATCAAGATGCGCCTGGGCTGGGACGATGCCTACCGCAACTACCTCGACGTCGCGAAACTGGCGGAGGATTGCGGCGTGGCGATGGTGACGGTCCACGGCCGCACGCGCAGCCAGATGTACTCGGGCGAGGCCGACTGGGAAGCGATCGGCGAGGTCGCCGCCGCGCTGTCCATCCCGGTGGTGGGCAACGGCGACGTGTGGGATCCGGTCATGGCGGCCAGGCGCCTTGGCGAGTCTGGCTGCGCCGGCGTGATGATCGGCCGGGGCGCACAGGGCAATCCGTGGCTGCTGCCGCGAATCGACGCCTACCTGCGCACCGGCGTCCTCCCGCCCGAACCTTCGCCGGAGACCCGCCTGCACGTGGCCCGCGAGCATTGCCGCCTGCTGATCGCCCAGAAAGGCGAGCGCACCGGCGTCCCGGAGAGCCGCAAGCACGTCACCTGGTACACCCGCGGCCTGCCGGGATCGGCCGAGCTTCGCCACCAGGTCAACCAGACCCGGACCGAAGAGGGCCTCTACGAGGTCCTGGACGCCTACGTGGCGCAGCACGCGGGCCTGAAGCCGACGACCGCGGCCTGA
- a CDS encoding S8 family serine peptidase encodes MQKASFVIGLLVIAVGGCGTAATAPAGRPVPATPPSGQAIPGEYIVHARPGSSPALRAGKLLSTLDLGSQGRFLLVRADLSASALQRQLESTDVLAVTPNRSFKLELPRAGATLPVPSLPESRDPLYEQQWYLPRVGADRAWQATRGKGVVAAVVDTGIDYNHPDLAGNVVGPGHSFVTGKPDAIDVFGHGTHVAGIIAAMADNGEGVAGVAPETRLLPIGVLGANGGGSLFAIAAGIKHAADYGEAQKVHVVINLSLGGPGTAFDPISTAAGAYATGKGALPVAAAGNSNEGVGTPAKIQEYYMAVSAIDRDDKKASFSNYGPEIAVGAPGVDIMNTTPTYQCPLNEHGYARNYAALKGTSMATPVVAGVCALVWSRNPDWTWRQVRDHVARTALDLGKPGKDDVYGSGLVQAAAAVGAAR; translated from the coding sequence ATGCAAAAAGCGAGTTTCGTCATCGGGTTGCTGGTAATTGCCGTGGGCGGCTGCGGAACGGCCGCGACGGCGCCGGCCGGACGGCCCGTGCCCGCCACTCCGCCGAGCGGTCAGGCCATCCCGGGCGAGTACATCGTCCACGCCAGACCGGGTAGCAGCCCGGCGCTCCGTGCCGGCAAGCTCCTCTCCACGCTCGATCTCGGCTCCCAGGGCCGCTTCCTGCTGGTGCGCGCCGACCTGTCGGCGTCGGCCCTGCAGCGCCAGCTAGAGAGCACGGACGTGCTCGCCGTGACCCCCAATCGGTCATTCAAGCTCGAGCTTCCGCGGGCCGGCGCGACGCTGCCGGTTCCTTCGCTCCCGGAAAGCCGGGATCCCCTCTACGAGCAGCAATGGTACCTTCCCCGCGTCGGCGCCGACCGGGCCTGGCAGGCGACGCGCGGCAAGGGCGTCGTCGCGGCGGTCGTGGACACCGGCATCGACTACAACCATCCGGATCTGGCCGGCAACGTCGTGGGGCCGGGCCACTCGTTCGTGACCGGCAAGCCAGACGCCATCGACGTCTTCGGGCACGGCACGCACGTCGCCGGCATCATCGCCGCCATGGCCGACAACGGCGAGGGCGTGGCCGGCGTCGCTCCGGAGACGCGGTTGCTGCCCATCGGAGTCCTGGGAGCGAATGGCGGGGGCAGCCTGTTCGCCATCGCCGCCGGCATCAAGCACGCGGCGGACTACGGCGAGGCCCAGAAGGTCCACGTGGTCATCAACTTGAGCCTGGGCGGCCCGGGCACGGCATTCGACCCCATCTCGACGGCGGCCGGCGCCTATGCGACCGGCAAGGGCGCCCTGCCGGTCGCCGCCGCCGGCAACAGCAACGAGGGCGTCGGCACGCCGGCGAAGATCCAGGAGTACTACATGGCCGTGTCGGCGATCGACCGCGACGACAAGAAGGCCTCCTTCTCCAACTACGGCCCCGAGATAGCGGTCGGCGCCCCGGGGGTCGACATCATGAACACGACCCCGACGTACCAGTGCCCGCTCAACGAGCACGGCTACGCCCGCAACTACGCGGCCCTCAAGGGCACGTCGATGGCCACGCCGGTCGTCGCCGGGGTCTGTGCGCTCGTGTGGTCGCGAAATCCCGACTGGACCTGGCGCCAGGTGCGAGATCACGTCGCAAGGACGGCCCTGGATCTCGGCAAGCCGGGCAAGGACGACGTCTACGGCTCGGGCCTGGTGCAGGCGGCGGCGGCCGTGGGCGCAGCGCGCTGA